acaaactagatatgacataggcttatgaaagctacattaagtctgtaaaagaaatactaaatcatgtattgttaggatcaagaaagtctgaaagtgAAATTTAAtacattcatgcattcggacaaggttttgctataggttttcgaacacaatcatgaaggtaaaacatgctcatcatcatagaaatttttgcattcaaaacacataatttccaacatgttattaaggcatgtaatcatgTAAATTTTGTATCATAGCattaaagaatcaagaaagttcgaaaaacaaatttaataagttcatgcattcggacaaagttttgtcatagcttttcaaacacaatcatgagagtaaaacatgctcattatcatgaaaatatttcatccaaaatacataatttccaacatgtttttaaggcatgtaatcatgtaagattctcatcatagcattaagtgattgatcattgaatcaagaaagtccgaaaaataaattcatgcattcggacataatttTTTCAATCACATTtatgaaacaaaattatttttgtagtactcaaggattaagaatccgatgtatgaatgaaccttctcaaatcacaatgagagtataacatactcatcatggaaaccaaggcacaagattttcaacttttaaagtaagcatgttattgaagcattcaatcatgtcaaattTGTATAAAATTCTCAATGTAGAATTTAAGTGATCaaggaaaatctgaaaatgagtagcataaagagattgaaggaaaatccgaaaatgatgttcaatcaacattaatattcctaactctgtatatgatcaccaaataatacatcaagtaaaaTATATCAAGGATTAGCAATCATCAAGGCAagtggcattgtgatcaaggtaagtagcataaagagtttacaacaacataattttACAAtaagacaagaagaaattgtgtCCACATTTACATATACATGCTCATTCAGgttatgaaaaattaaaatacctaaataaagagtcaaattatcgatatTATGTTcaactattttttaataaaaacatCGGAATGTTTCTTTGTTACCTTAATTAGAGTTTCTCTAACCCTCATTTGATTAGCTTCGTCCTTTGTCATTTTAATTTGGTTTCTgaatttttattttgttctttctaaTCTATTTTCATTTGGAGAACATGTTCTAAAGTCACATCTAAAGAtctgtttaattttttattcataaattaaaagagaacaaaaatcatatcaaatttggaAGATAAACTTTGTTAAACTTTTTCTATTATAGTTTGATATttcgtttaaaaaaaaaagagatttttgaAGAAAAGAAATACTAGTGATGGATTCAAAATCTTTAATCATACGGTTTCATTTTGAGGTCTGTGCCTTTAAACAcacttttaaatatttttcagactttagttGATTTTGATGCCATCGTGATTATGGGAAACAGGGAATCTATCGCTCCGAGTGAGGCGCTGGAGGAGATGAAGCAGTTCGCTGACGTGGTCAACCTCCCTAGATCGTCCATCGTTGCCGCGCCTCCGGCATCTTCGTCTCCGCCTTCACCAACGTGGTTGACCAGATGGTGTGTGAATCGTGTCTTTGGCGTGCAAACTATGTTCTCTGCTTTTTTGCTCGTGTGTTTTGTCGATGCAAAATGAGGGTGGCGAGGCTCTTTTTCTGTGACATAGATGGGAATGAAACGTCCTCTCGTATGAGGGAAAAAGGTTGTATGAAATGGCATGCAGAAGAACATGGATCAAGACGACAAATGGAACTTACAGTGCACGTGTGATGTCTTGTATGGTGGAACACCAGGAGTTTGTCTGCCCTGTTTCCCAAATGATAAGACGCCTGTCCAAAATACCACACGTCACAAACATCGCCTGCGAATCACCCACCGCTTCACGGCCGAACCCTTTTTTACGTACCGTAGACGATACCCTCCTCCTCCGTAGAGGCAAAGCATTCATGGCAATATGCCAAACTGTTGACGTCGTCTACCCAATTGAAATTTCTGCAGGAGACTCTCACTGCGCCTTTTTCACTTCCTTGTCGTGTCTGCCGTCGACTGCTTTCCAAGCGACGAGGACTCCCCGGTCCAAATTTGTGGCCTTGTGATGGATAGCTGCCTGCCTTCGGTCAACCGAGGCGGGGCCCATACCTCTCCCACCCTCACTCCGACGCCTATAAGAAGAAGCCGCCCCCGACGAACGAGCTCTTCGTCTCCACTGCACTTGCTCGGTCTTGGCTTCTGAGCGGGGGTTGTGATGGCTCAGGGAAGGGGCAGCGTCGTGGCCCTGGGGCTGGCCCTGCTGTGTCTCCTCGTCCACAGTGAGGTGGCCGAGGCCGCCACCTACGTCGTCGGCGGCAACAGCGGATGGACCTTCAACATCGCTGGCAGGCCCAGGAGACGAGCTTCAGCGCGGCCGATGTGCTCGGTAAGTGATGGCTGCCCTGCTGCGTGCATGCTTATTTTTGCATTATTACTAATGAAATGATGCTGACCGATGTGCGGCAGTGTTCAACTACAACCCGTCGGTTCACAACGTGGTGGCGGTGAGCGCGGCCGGCTACAGTCGCTGCTCGGCTCCCAGGGTGTACACTTCCTGGAAGGACCGCATCACGCTGGGCCGAGGCACCAACTACTTCATCTGCAGCTTCGCCGGCCACTGCCAGTCCGGCATGAAGATCGCGGTCACCGCAGCGTGGCATCGCTATTTGATCACAATCAGCACCAAGGACGGAGAGCAACATGAATGAAGTATGAGAATAACTTGGTCATCCAATGAATAAAGCAGCAGATAGTTAGTAGTAGTCGATGAGCTTCTGCATGGCTTCTGCCAGCAGCGTCATCAGAATTGCTTCCTATAATTACACTTCATACTTTTCATCCTCCTCCTACTCCTCCGTGAGCTCCCGAGACAAATTGTGTGGCCCCTATGGAGTTTGCTGTTTTGTCGAACATGTTATGTGCACAAGGGATGCATTCGACCTCCTTTCTCCACGGAAGATTCCTGAGGTGTTTCCCCTGAACGCTTTTCCAAGATAAACAATTAGTCGTTCTGGAACAAAACAAAACATAAATTGTAGCATGCACCAGGAAAAGATGGATTAAGAAAGAATTACCTCATCCATCAACCGATACTGGAGAGGGGTGATCAGATTGAAGCTTCACCACGGTTTAATTGCGTGGAACAAAAGGCATAAACCATCTTTGCCGACCGACATACATGAAAAAGTTGGATCAGGCTTTTCCTACGACCATCTTTAATAAGACACAGTTATCTACATCATTATCTTGACAGTTTGTTTCCACGAATAGAAATACATCATCATAGACTTACAGTGGAATATGGGGGTAAGCAATTCGACTCGAGAAGGATGCCAAACCATACTTGATACTCTAAATAATTATAGGCAGAAAGCTTACGATAATTCGGGAGAacattactaaaaaaagatgatgATGTGGATTCATTACTAGTCTTCCTCTCAGACAGAGTTGCCCTTCCCATGGAGTCAAGAtgacatcatcattatcatcatcttcTCAGTACCTCAAAAAATTTTAAGTGTTGTTTTTGATGGACCTTTCCGGACCTCCATGAATGGTCTTCAAACAAATCGCTCCCACGTCAGGGCGATCACAGTTGCAGTTCTTGGACACCTTGTTTCTCCAGAAGTTCAAGTAATAGCAAATTGTCAGTGTCGGGAAGGTAGCTCAGAAGACAATTGAAAGAAAAAAAGGTGACCAATCCTGGCTTAAGAGACTCACAATGGGCACTCCTATCCTCCGGGATTTAACTCTCTCTTTGGTCGTGGTTCCTGGCAGCGAAAGCGCTTCCTATTGCGAGCGAAGTTCATAAACTCACACCTGTGCCCACACACGAGTTGTTGGTTAATTTCATGCTCTCGGGGTGCTGATTCCTCGTGGAAAGTTGAGAAACGAGAATTTACTGTGGACTATTCCAGTCTCCCAACAACATTGAGCAGCAGCACCTACATCTACTCTCTTTGGTCCCATCTTCGTTGCACTCTAGACAGCAAAGATTTTGGGCGAGACTGGGAAAGTTGCAATTGCATGggatataacaccaaaaatattTTATTGCTTGCATATACATTTCTGACAAAACTATGCTTCACAACTAATTTGTTATTGCAATCTTACCACCATCACAACAGTTGTAAACAAAAACACTAAAAGTTCTGTTCCCTATAATTTGGAACTGCACATGTACCGTTGGTTGGACATTTAGAATTGTAAAGCTAACATCCTCATGTCTTCTTTCTCACAATTGCCTGTTTTACGCGCCCCTGATTATAGCCAAACATGACATCACTAGGAAGAAGCAGAACACGAACTGGAAATGCATTTATCTTACATTTAGAACCGTAAAGCAACATCCTTTTGTTTCCTTCCTCACTATTGTTGTTGGAGTACCTGACCCTAATTGTGGGACATGACTAGGAAACAGAACATAAAGTGGACATGCATTTATGGTTGATCATACAAGACTATGGAAATCAACCATCCTATTTCAATAGAAGACGTCTGATCAAGTTGAGCTGAGACAACTCAAATAACAATAGGTTAGgatgatataattaaaatatataacccAAACAGACCTGCAGCATTGAATGAAACTTGAATCGAGATCATGGTATTCCAACTAAATTGTGTAAATGGTGCGCTATCATGGTTTACCTTTTAGATTATCGCATCACTTCAAATATATAACAAACATCATTGCTTCCACGGTTTGATCCACAACAACAATGATCTCCGAGTTTCTCTCAAGAAAACATCACTCGTTACATTTGTAAATTAGTGCGACGACTGCAATTAGTACATGCACTTACGTGTCTCCTTCATCGGCTTGGAGAAATGCTCTCAATCTTTTTGCTGAGATGATAGCTTTGCGAAACACATTAGGGCATCCAACTTTGTATTACAGCTCTGCTCTAGGAGAGAGTGATCAAACATTGTAttataagaagcaaaaaaaaaagaagaacatgAACATCAAAATGAAGTTCGTCTTATAGTAAATTCAGCCTAATCAGTAATTGTAAGTATAATAAAAGCACCAATACACAAAGGAGGTCCTTGAAAACGGAAGTCAACAAGCCCAAGTTAGATGCTATTGCAACTCTCTACAATCTCTCCATCATCACAGACAACCTCAGAACTGTCGGCTCACTCCATCCTATTCCTCCTCTGATCAGCTTTCTCAAGACCTGCAAGAAATCCTCCAAAATAGCTGAAAAATGTTGTGCCCTTTTGGAATCATTGGTTGGTTTTGATGAAGGGAGAACTGCTTTGACAGCTCAGGAAGGTGGGGTTCTTGCTGTGGTAGAAATTCTGGGAAGAAGGGTTCAGCAACTGGGCTACTCGGTACAGAAGGATATGCTTCCCTGGTTCTGGGTCACCTTGAAGAAGAGCTGATCTTTTGGGATTGGAGAGCAGCAGCTGTTGCATATCCTTGGGAAGAACATTAAATACCACTCCAAGGTCTCCATTCAGCTTCTGGCATACTACTGCAGAGTCCTCGCTAGCGTCTCCCAATTGGGGGGAAAAAAATGTTTAATATCAACAAGCAGACCAAGTCCCTATGAAAGAAAAGACAATCGAAAGTTTCATACCCGTAGCAAGCTCCTTCAGTTAGAACTTGGTGTGATCCAAAATATACGATTGGAGGCGTGTTGTCCCAACTTACGAACATCTGTTTTCGAAATTAATTTATTGCAACCATATTTCATAATTAAAACTTCCATATCATGGATAAGATATATGTAATTACTCTCATATCCCGTTTCATGAGCCGGGACAGAGATCCCGAGAGAGTCAGGATAACCATCTAATAATAATGCTCGATCACCCAAGCAGTCCATCTTGACCCAGGCCTTACACTCCAGATCAAGTCGATATACATAGATATCAAAAGAACAATGTTCTAAGACAAGCCACAATTCTCCGCGCGATTCAACCAAATAATGTTGTTGGACCTCCTCTGTTACGAGAATTTTCACACCTAACCGAGTGATCCGCAGAGGGAACAATTGGAAACTAATCAATTCAGTACTTTCTTCCTCTAGTGCATAGAAATGTCCTGCCAAGCTCGTAATAATCCATTGATCATGATTGGGTTTTTCCTCTATAGTCCATGATGTATCTCCCTTTCTCCAACTAAATATTGTTGTTTTGGTTGTTATAATTAATGTACTATCAGGGTTCTCCAAACCTGACGATAGGTAAGTAGTTCCGAAGAAGATACTTTCTTTGCAAGTAGGGAGATAAATCTTTGCTCTGGAAAATGGATTGTATAGGGAGATTAATAATTTCGAGGATTCAGAAAAAGACACCATCCAACCATGATAGATTTGTTCGACTTCATATTTTTCATAGCCACCTGGGACACTCACTTCAAAGGACTTTCTATCATCCACTATATTATGCATGGCCCAACTGAAATATTTATTAAAGGTCAGCCATGGGATCACTCTCTTGGTTGGGTCATGGTCCAGGATCATAGTGTTCCATGCAGTGGACATCGTGCAAAAGCTCATGGCTTTCTTGGGATCCAAATAATTTAAAACATTTCCTATGATATCGAGGCATAAGCGATCCTTTTTCTCCATCTTCGTATTGCTTACAATTCTGGATCTACAAAAATTATTCAaacaaatattaaattatataaatttcgattaagaaaattaaatatttcataaactacaataataaaagataaaacaAAAGTACAAATACTAACTCTTCAGCGAACTCTTCAACTGACGACTCTATACTCTGCTTTAACCCCGAAACCCA
The window above is part of the Musa acuminata AAA Group cultivar baxijiao chromosome BXJ2-6, Cavendish_Baxijiao_AAA, whole genome shotgun sequence genome. Proteins encoded here:
- the LOC135614604 gene encoding uncharacterized protein LOC135614604 encodes the protein MEKKDRLCLDIIGNVLNYLDPKKAMSFCTMSTAWNTMILDHDPTKRVIPWLTFNKYFSWAMHNIVDDRKSFEVSVPGGYEKYEVEQIYHGWMVSFSESSKLLISLYNPFSRAKIYLPTCKESIFFGTTYLSSGLENPDSTLIITTKTTIFSWRKGDTSWTIEEKPNHDQWIITSLAGHFYALEEESTELISFQLFPLRITRLGVKILVTEEVQQHYLVESRGELWLVLEHCSFDIYVYRLDLECKAWVKMDCLGDRALLLDGYPDSLGISVPAHETGYESNYIYLIHDMEVLIMKYGCNKLISKTDVRKLGQHASNRIFWITPSSN